A genomic region of Pelodiscus sinensis isolate JC-2024 chromosome 1, ASM4963464v1, whole genome shotgun sequence contains the following coding sequences:
- the GPR85 gene encoding putative G-protein coupled receptor 85, with amino-acid sequence MANYSHAADNILQNLSPLTAFLKLTSLGFIIGVSVVGNLLISILLVKDKTLHRAPYYFLLDLCCSDILRSAICFPFVFTSVKNGSTWTYGTLTCKVIAFLGVLSCFHTAFMLFCISVTRYLAIAHHRFYTKRLTFWTCLAVICMVWTLSVAMAFPPVLDVGTYSFIREEDQCTFQHRSFRANDSLGFMLLLALILLATQLVYLKLIFFVHDRRKMKPVQFVAAVSQNWTFHGPGASGQAAANWLAGFGRGPTPPTLLGIRQNANTTGRRRLLVLDEFKMEKRISRMFYIMTFLFLTLWGPYLVACYWRVFARGPVVPGGFLTAAVWMSFAQAGINPFVCIFSNRELRRCFSTTLLYCRKSRLPREPYCVI; translated from the coding sequence ATGGCGAACTACAGCCATGCAGCTGACAACATTTTACAAAATCTCTCTCCTTTAACAGCCTTCCTAAAACTGACTTCACTGGGTTTCATAATAGGAGTCAGTGTGGTGGGTAACCTTCTGATCTCCATTTTGCTAGTCAAAGATAAGACCCTGCATAGAGCTCCTTACTACTTCCTGTTGGATCTTTGCTGCTCAGACATCCTCAGATCTGCAATTTGTTTCCCGTTTGTTTTCACCTCAGTAAAAAATGGCTCTACTTGGACGTATGGGACTCTTACTTGCAAAGTGATTGCCTTTTTGGGGGTTTTGTCCTGCTTCCACACTGCTTTTATGTTGTTCTGCATAAGTGTCACCAGGTACTTAGCTATTGCCCACCACCGGTTTTATACAAAAAGACTGACCTTCTGGACTTGTTTGGCAGTTATCTGTATGGTGTGGACCCTTTCTGTAGCTATGGCTTTCCCCCCAGTTTTAGACGTGGGCACCTACTCATTCATTAGGGAGGAAGACCAATGCACCTTTCAGCATCGTTCTTTCAGAGCCAATGATTCTTTGGGATTTATGCTTCTTCTTGCCCTTATACTCCTAGCCACACAGCTTGTCTACCTCAAGCTGATATTTTTTGTTCATGATCGCAGGAAAATGAAGCCAGTCCAGTTTGTTGCTGCGGTGAGCCAGAACTGGACTTTTCATGGCCCTGGAGCCAGCGGTCAAGCAGCAGCTAATTGGCTGGCTGGATTTGGAAGGGGTCCCACACCACCAACCTTGCTGGGAATCAGGCAAAATGCAAACACCACAGGCAGAAGAAGGCTACTGGTCTTGGATGAGTTCAAAATGGAAAAGCGAATCAGCAGAATGTTTTACATTATGACTTTCCTCTTTCTGACCTTGTGGGGTCCCTATTTGGTAGCCTGTTATTGGAGAGTTTTTGCAAGAGGGCCTGTCGTACCAGGGGGATTTCTAACAGCCGCTGTCTGGATGAGTTTTGCCCAGGCTGGAATCAATCCTTTTGTCTGCATTTTCTCCAACAGGGAGCTGAGGCGCTGTTTCAGTACAACCCTTCTTTACTGCAGAAAATCCAGGTTACCAAGGGAACCTTACTGTGTTATATGA